The sequence ATCCGCTGAACGCGCTGATCCAGAGTCAACAGGAGCGCCTGCATGCCTGGACGGCAGGGTTTGAAAAGGACGTCCGCTTTTGTCTCTACAACGGCAATACTCCGGAAGAAGTGCCGCAGCATCGCAGAAACCAAGCCACCAATCAGGTGATCGACCGCGAGATGCTGCGTGCCTCTCCGCCGCCCATACTGGTGACCAACGCAACGATGCTGGAGTACATGCTCGTGCGTGCGCAGGACGCACCAATTTTGCAGGCCTCGCAGGGCAAACTACAGTGGATCGTGCTCGACGAGGCGCACACTTACGTGGGGTCGCAGGCGGCCGAGCTGGCCTTGCTGTTGCGGCGGGTGTTGCATGCCTTCGGGGTCAAGGCGAGCGACGTGCGCTTCGTCGCAACATCCGCCACCATTGGCGGCGACGAAGCTGCACGAGACTTGCAGACATTCCTGGCGCATCTGGCGGGTTTGCCGGAGGACCAGGTGCATGTGGTGTCGGGCAAGCGCAAGATTCCCGAGTTGGAAGCCGGTGACGACGCATTCGGCGCGGCGAGTCTTGATCAGCTGTGTGCGGTCTCGCCTACTGCACCAGCAGAACGCTATACCGCGTTGTGTGCCAACGCGACGGCCAAAAGGTTGCGCCAACTCTTCGTTTCCGAATCGATACGCGCAAGGCAACTGCGCGACATCGTGGAGGCGCTGGGTGGGAGTTCAACAATTGCCCATACCGACCAGATCAAAGCCCTGCGCTGGCTGGACCTGCTCACGAGCGCGAAGTCGTCGGAGGGATTGCCGTTTCTGCCGCTCCGAGCTCACATTTTCCACAATGTTCTGGCGGGTTTATGGGCGTGCGCAGACCCCGCGTGCTCGTGCAAGAAAGGCACTGCGCTTGCAGCCGAGGCTTGGCCTTTCGGCATGGTCTTCATGGAGGAGCGCCAACATTGCGATTGTGGCTCACCAGTCTTCGAGCTGCGCTCCTGCAGCGACTGCAACACGACCTATCTATGGGCAGCCAGAGCCATTGATCGAGAGACTAGCGTCTGTCGCCTGACGCATTCCTCCGCGGAAGTAGAGGACGAATTTCTGTTGGATGTAGAGACGGCAGATGATGAAGCGAGCGCCACTCAAGACAAGTTGATCGAGTCGCCATTGCTGATCGCAAATGCGCACGGCAATGGTCATTCACGCCTCCTCATAGACAGAAAAACACTGGAGATCGACCCGGAAGACAGAAGCTCCGCTCTGGAGCTTCAAGCCTACGATGCAGTCTGCATCGACAACGATGAAACCCCCTCACTGATCTGCCCTGATTGTGGCGGACACGACGGCGATGGCCACCGCTTCTTCCGCCGAGCTATTCTCGGAGCCCCATTCTTGCTTGGTGAGATCATTCCTACCTTGCTGGAGTTTTGTCCGGACTTTGACGCCATAGGCGTCGCGCCAATGGCGCTCCCGCGGCGAGGACGTCGGATGATCACGTTCACCGATAGTCGCCAGGGTGCCGCACGCATTGCGGTGAAGCTTCAGCAAGAGAGCGAGCGCAACGCCGTCAGAAGCATGATCTATCGGCGAATGTTGCAGGCTGGACGCGCTGCAGGAGGGGCTGAGGCTGAAGAAATCCGCAACAGGATCAACGCGATTCGTCGCCTCGCGGGCGATCCAGCCATCATCGATGCTTTGATCAGTTCAGAGAATGACAGGCTCGCTGCGCTCTCGACGCCGCAAGCCGTGCCATGGCGTGACATCGTTTCCTGGCTGGCTACTAACGAGAGCGATGTGTGCGATTGGGCGCATGATTACTACTTCAGGCGCGATCCCCAGACCTTCGGAGGCGCGACAGGAAAGGAAGTGCTCGCGAGCATACTGACGATGCGGGAGTTCGCGCGCCGTCCGAAGCGGCTTAACAGCCCGGAGACGATGGGGTTGGTGGCCGTGCGCTATCCGAAGTTGGATGCCGTCAAATCGCTACCTGACAACGCTTGTGGCCTGACGCTGCAAGAGTGGAAAGACTTTCTGAAGATCGCGCTTGATTTCTGGGTGCGCGAGAGCACCTTCATCGATCTGCCTGACTCGTGGAGGGTGTGGGGCGGAAACAAGCTCGCCAGAAAATGGCTGATGTCGCCCAAGTCGTCGGACCCGCAAAGCAACCGATACAAGCGTTGGCCACAGTGCAACCCCAAAGGCAGCCATCCGAGGTTGGTACGGTTGCTCGCCTACGTGCTCAAGCTCGACCCAATGGAGCCACGCGGACGCGATCTGATTGATACGTTATTGAGAGAGGCCTGGGGGGCGCTAACGAATGGAAGCGCTCTTCTGAAAGGGTCGTCAGAGGGGCACTTTCTGGAAATGGAGGACATAGCATTCGCCCCCATCACCAAGGGTTGGGTGTGCCCGGTGACACGCAGGGTGCTGGATACAACCTTGCGAGGCGTCACGCCCTACTTGCCGCGCAAAGATCTGAGCGAACGCCATGCGAAATGCAGATCTATTGAAATTCCGCTCTGCGACGTTGCCTTACACGATTTTGCGTCCGAGGATGAGCGCCTTGCGGCCATTCGTGCCTGGTTGAATACGGAGCCCGGCATTCAGATCCTTCGCGACGAAGGCCTGTGGTCCGATCTCAATGACCGGGTCGTGGAGGGAAGTCGCTACATCCGTACTGCCGAGCACAGCGCACAACAGTCCGGAGCGCGCCTTCAGGAATATGAGAGGGACTTCAAGTCAGGTCGCATCAACCTGCTAAGTTGTTCAACCACCATGGAAATGGGCGTGGACATCGGCGGTATCTCAGTGGTGGCCATGAACAACGTACCGCCTCATCCTGCGAACTACCTTCAGCGCGCCGGCCGCGCAGGTCGACGCGCCGAGACACGTTCAGTTGCTCTCACCGTGTGCAAGAACAATCCTCATGACCAAGGGGTCTTGCACAACACTCTGTGGGCGTTTCAAACCCGGATCGCGGCACCGAAGGTGAGCCTGTCCAGCGCAATCATCGTGCAGAGGCATGTGAACTCCCTGCTGTTGTCGCACTTTCTCAAGCGCGAAATCGCGGGTCATGGCACCCCTGAAAAGCTGGACATGGCTTGGTGGTTGCTACCGCAAGGCAATGCGCCAGCCGATCGCTTTCATGCATGGGCTGCTTGCTTCAATGATTTGTATGAGACTGCTGTGAGTGGCGGCCTGCGGGGTTTGATACGTCATACCTGTCACGAAGGCCTCGTCACACTGTCCGGGCTGGCGAAGCGAGCGGCTGATATGGTTCTGAAGCACCGCGGGGAATGGTTTGCGCAGTACGACGTCATTCAACAGCAGCTCGCCGAATTCATGGGCCCGGGGGGAAACAATGCGGCCTTTACCGCGCTCACGATGCAAAGCGACAGGCTGTCAAAAGAGTATCTGCTTCGCGACCTTGCTGCCGCTGGCGTTTTGCCAGGCTACAGCTTTCCCACCGATATCGCTTCGCTCGATACGCTGACATACAGTGAGATAGTGCATCAAAATGCAGTGCAATCGCGGTCCCGCGATGACAATGCTTTTCGACGTCGCGAGCTGCCGAGCCGCGGCATCGCAGTTGCGCTGCGGGAATATGCGCCAGGCGCCGAGGTTGTAATAGACGGCTTGGTCTATCAATCACGCGGCGTTACGTTGAACTGGCATTTGCCCGCCACTGCGCAGGCAGCTTCGGAAATTCAGAAACTGCGACGCGCTTGGCGCTGCAAGCGATGTGGCAGTAGCGGCACCTGCGTCTCAGCAGAAAAGATCGCAACTTGTCCGGACTGCGGCGCGGCGATTTCTGCCACTGATGAAACGCTATTCGACTACCTTGATCCTGCCGGCTTTGCGGTCGATATCTGCTCAACCCCCCACAATGATGTCTCGGAACAGAGCTATGTTCCCGTACAAAGACCATGGGTTGATGCACGAGGCCAATGGCGCCCGTTGAGCAACCCTGCGCTAGGACAGGTTCGCGCGAGCGATAGTGGGACGGTATTCCACTACTCTGCTGGTGCAAGCAGTACGGGCTATGCCATCTGTCTGCATTGCGGTCGGGCTGAGCCGATGCCGTCAGATAGCAAGCAGCTCCCCGATATGTTTCAGGACCAAAAGACCGGCCACTACAA is a genomic window of Niveibacterium sp. SC-1 containing:
- a CDS encoding DEAD/DEAH box helicase gives rise to the protein MTSSYFENLIPELATRAERATLGRLGFSNPALRAHLRDVFARQIGSPGSYLGEPVFEATFGWQPAEVSMHQLIGDLLSERTVAAMDRPPGGDDSGYRFPRDAFPYQHQLDAWRHLGAEQPRSVVVTSGTGSGKTECFMVPILDRLAREQEATQQKLVGVRALFLYPLNALIQSQQERLHAWTAGFEKDVRFCLYNGNTPEEVPQHRRNQATNQVIDREMLRASPPPILVTNATMLEYMLVRAQDAPILQASQGKLQWIVLDEAHTYVGSQAAELALLLRRVLHAFGVKASDVRFVATSATIGGDEAARDLQTFLAHLAGLPEDQVHVVSGKRKIPELEAGDDAFGAASLDQLCAVSPTAPAERYTALCANATAKRLRQLFVSESIRARQLRDIVEALGGSSTIAHTDQIKALRWLDLLTSAKSSEGLPFLPLRAHIFHNVLAGLWACADPACSCKKGTALAAEAWPFGMVFMEERQHCDCGSPVFELRSCSDCNTTYLWAARAIDRETSVCRLTHSSAEVEDEFLLDVETADDEASATQDKLIESPLLIANAHGNGHSRLLIDRKTLEIDPEDRSSALELQAYDAVCIDNDETPSLICPDCGGHDGDGHRFFRRAILGAPFLLGEIIPTLLEFCPDFDAIGVAPMALPRRGRRMITFTDSRQGAARIAVKLQQESERNAVRSMIYRRMLQAGRAAGGAEAEEIRNRINAIRRLAGDPAIIDALISSENDRLAALSTPQAVPWRDIVSWLATNESDVCDWAHDYYFRRDPQTFGGATGKEVLASILTMREFARRPKRLNSPETMGLVAVRYPKLDAVKSLPDNACGLTLQEWKDFLKIALDFWVRESTFIDLPDSWRVWGGNKLARKWLMSPKSSDPQSNRYKRWPQCNPKGSHPRLVRLLAYVLKLDPMEPRGRDLIDTLLREAWGALTNGSALLKGSSEGHFLEMEDIAFAPITKGWVCPVTRRVLDTTLRGVTPYLPRKDLSERHAKCRSIEIPLCDVALHDFASEDERLAAIRAWLNTEPGIQILRDEGLWSDLNDRVVEGSRYIRTAEHSAQQSGARLQEYERDFKSGRINLLSCSTTMEMGVDIGGISVVAMNNVPPHPANYLQRAGRAGRRAETRSVALTVCKNNPHDQGVLHNTLWAFQTRIAAPKVSLSSAIIVQRHVNSLLLSHFLKREIAGHGTPEKLDMAWWLLPQGNAPADRFHAWAACFNDLYETAVSGGLRGLIRHTCHEGLVTLSGLAKRAADMVLKHRGEWFAQYDVIQQQLAEFMGPGGNNAAFTALTMQSDRLSKEYLLRDLAAAGVLPGYSFPTDIASLDTLTYSEIVHQNAVQSRSRDDNAFRRRELPSRGIAVALREYAPGAEVVIDGLVYQSRGVTLNWHLPATAQAASEIQKLRRAWRCKRCGSSGTCVSAEKIATCPDCGAAISATDETLFDYLDPAGFAVDICSTPHNDVSEQSYVPVQRPWVDARGQWRPLSNPALGQVRASDSGTVFHYSAGASSTGYAICLHCGRAEPMPSDSKQLPDMFQDQKTGHYKEHRRLRGRDGGENAVCSGSYSHFAIKRDLRLGHESSTDVLEILLYGLDGKPLNDVSVAYSIAVAVRTAVAAMLGIEIDELGCESKPVQLYGDKSGQAIVIYDHGASGYSSSIVDRIDEILRVAYDSLHCAADCPNACQHCLLQFDTRYRLRDLNRYAALAFMGGTWLDSLGLPLEHRYFGDGSRAEWQRLPEAISLVASQAGARSVRLYLHGGSDDWDLPASPIRWHARRWADKPLELVATANALNGLPATEYAALASLLALDGVSLMATSSGPSIGLACAILAEVIFEDGCSVAWATADATVGVPNMQWGEKDSQLLITGRVSQRLAVCQPFALPPPVTPAHIARLDVTNELDGNVQGFGDRFVGSLWRLLGDDPVGSREITGVTYYDRYLKNPLAFALLLETIVAVKHRYSAQWDPASIRLITLATDPTKLPMRHPASVWDDWDTSNDLAEAIQSAFDYCGMDAQVLFASKHDLPHARTLVVSLSDGSALRITLDQGFSCWRVQRHLGGEQLRCSFPFAGSAVVQGEALAKLALGIQGPSHGTYALIDLWER